The following proteins are co-located in the Haliotis asinina isolate JCU_RB_2024 chromosome 13, JCU_Hal_asi_v2, whole genome shotgun sequence genome:
- the LOC137259916 gene encoding fibronectin type 3 and ankyrin repeat domains protein 1-like gives MMEILTVSVFSLMVICIRDVQAAPALPARVAVVESDMVTWKLKTVDLIASISALAERVELVFAEVGSLKASAQTMKIQLNTITQELQRVQRERDTYRKSLRKLRRYLNLRCCGIKKDTKKALVNESTLTTSSLPQVTVTTTTTVYPETKAASTDPSQKYTVSPVPVRTQDLQASTTDASEDLTPSTTAPLTPVTTPDSDHHATPSPAAGRDLYDASMRGDLGRVKRILAAGNVDINYRRWSWTPVMVAAIYGHSDVVEFLVGRGADVSLVDGDGDNVLHLACYDGDVETVKLILDLDVVDVNYRGHYSRTPVMAAAVNGHRDVVEFLVGRGADVSLVDRDGDNVLHLACYDGDVETVKLILDLNVVDVNARNNNGQTAAVYARLGGHQRVLDLLVSRGAR, from the exons ATGATGGAGATTTTAACAGTTAGTGTCTTTAGTCTTATGGTGATTTGCATCAGAGACGTGCAGGCTGCTCCAGCCTTGCCTGCACGAGTGGCAGTGGTGGAAAGCGACATGGTAACGTGGAAACTGAAAACTGTCGATCTTATTGCCAGTATATCTGCTTTGGCAGAACGGGTTGAACTGGTTTTCGCTGAAGTCGGTAGTCTAAAGGCCAGTGCACAGACCATGAAGATACAACTGAACACAATAACACAAGAGCTACAACGTGTACAACGAGAAAGAGATACTTACAGAAAGAGTCTCAGGAAACTGCGTCGCTACTTGAATTTGAGGTGTTGTGGGATAAAGAAAGATACTAAGAAGGCTCTTGTCAATGAAAGCACTCTGACAACGTCATCATTGCCGCAGGTGACAGTCACGACTACGACCACGGTGTATCCCGAAACTAAGGCAG CCTCGACTGACCCGAGCCAGAAATACACTGTTTCACCAGTGCCAGTGAGAACACAAGACCTACAAG cctccACGACTGACGCGAGTGaggatctgacacccagcacGACGGCTCCACTGACGCCAGTGACGACACCAGACTCTGATCACCACG CGACTCCATCACCAGCAGCAGGCCGCGACCTCTACGACGCCAGCATGCGCGGTGACCTGGGGAGagtgaagcggatcctggcTGCGGGGAACGTTGACATCAACTACAGAAGATGGAGCTGGACACCGGTGATGGTGGCAGCAATCTATGGACACAGTGAcgtggtggagttcctggtgggaagaggggctgatgtgtcactggtggacggGGACGGTGACAACGTCCTTCACTTGGCCTGTTATGATGGAGACGTGGAGACGGTGAAGCTGATCCTGGACCTGGACGTGGTTGACGTCAACTATAGAGGACATTACAGCAGGACACCAGTGATGGCGGCAGCAGTGAATGGACACAGGGAcgtggtggagttcctggtgggaagaggggctgatgtgtcactggtggacaggGACGGTGACAACGTCCTTCACTTGGCCTGTTATGATGGAGACGTGGAGACGGTGAAGCTGATCCTGGACCTGAACGTGGTTGACGTCAACGCCAGGAACAACAACGGGCAGACAGCGGCCGTCTACGCGAGACTCGGGGGACATCAGCGAGTGTTGGATctcctggtgtcacgtggtGCACGCTGA